From Pseudanabaena sp. PCC 6802, one genomic window encodes:
- a CDS encoding ABC-F family ATP-binding cassette domain-containing protein encodes MSIFTLQSVKKDFGIKEILKDANFSIDATDKVGLIGRNGSGKSTLLKIIAGLEPIDEGQILVNSGAKIVYLPQQPDLDENSTAIEQVFANSGDRMALVREYEDLSEKLARVQAETSQDSNSHQQNQQIMVRLSEVMHQMDVTEAWELETQAKIILTKLGISDFDAKVANLSGGYRKRIALAAALLSEPDVLLMDEPTNHLDAESVEWLQSYLNRYRGALLLITHDRYFLDCVTNRILEIDGGELFAYSGNYSYYLEKKALAEESEASSQRKHQGVLRKELEWLKRGPKARSTKQKARIDRIRAMQAQQFRTAQGKVDISTAGRRIGKKVIEVNNISKGYGDRVLVRDFSYIFSPEDRVGIIGSNGVGKSTLINTIIGKVEPDSGTVEIGSTIHIGYFDQHSEDLMDALNQEQRVIDYIKEVGELVKTADGTQITASQMLERFLFNGNQQYAPIHKLSGGEKRRLFLLRVLMSEPNVLILDEPTNDLDIQTLTVLEDYLEDFNGCAIVVSHDRYFLDRAVETIFAFEPDGNIRQYPGNYSVYLDYQKAKEEAASQDSSNLKNSNNKSSSSSPQKDSEQSSETSKPASSKPRKLSFKEKRELEALEIQIPEMEAEKAQIEATLYKNPPSGFSEVQKLSERLAELTAAIESSTERWLELAELS; translated from the coding sequence ATGAGCATTTTTACACTGCAATCGGTCAAGAAAGATTTTGGGATTAAAGAAATTCTCAAGGATGCCAATTTTAGCATTGATGCCACCGATAAAGTCGGTCTAATCGGCAGGAACGGATCGGGAAAGTCTACGTTACTGAAAATAATTGCGGGTTTAGAACCAATCGACGAGGGACAAATTTTAGTCAACTCTGGTGCCAAGATCGTCTATCTTCCCCAACAGCCCGATTTAGATGAAAATAGCACGGCGATCGAGCAAGTGTTTGCTAACAGCGGCGATCGCATGGCACTGGTACGCGAGTACGAAGATTTATCTGAGAAATTAGCTCGCGTTCAGGCAGAAACCAGCCAGGATTCTAACAGTCATCAGCAAAACCAGCAGATTATGGTTCGACTATCCGAGGTGATGCATCAAATGGATGTTACTGAAGCGTGGGAATTAGAAACGCAAGCCAAGATTATCCTCACTAAGCTAGGTATTAGCGATTTTGATGCCAAAGTTGCAAATCTCTCCGGCGGCTATCGCAAGCGCATAGCCTTAGCAGCAGCACTCCTGTCCGAACCCGATGTCCTGCTGATGGACGAACCGACAAACCATCTCGATGCTGAGTCGGTGGAATGGCTGCAAAGTTATCTGAATCGCTATCGAGGAGCGTTATTACTAATCACCCACGATCGCTATTTTCTCGATTGCGTCACGAATCGCATTCTAGAAATTGATGGTGGGGAACTGTTCGCCTATTCTGGAAATTATTCCTACTACCTGGAGAAAAAAGCACTGGCGGAGGAATCTGAAGCCAGCAGTCAGCGCAAGCATCAAGGTGTTTTGCGCAAGGAGTTGGAATGGCTCAAGCGCGGCCCTAAAGCGCGCAGTACTAAGCAGAAAGCGAGGATCGATCGCATTCGAGCGATGCAGGCACAGCAATTTCGCACAGCACAGGGGAAGGTGGACATTTCCACTGCCGGTCGCCGGATTGGGAAAAAGGTAATCGAAGTCAATAATATTTCTAAGGGATATGGCGATCGCGTTTTAGTTCGAGACTTTTCGTATATTTTTAGTCCAGAGGATCGCGTTGGGATTATTGGTAGCAATGGTGTTGGTAAATCCACTCTGATTAATACGATTATCGGTAAAGTGGAGCCGGACAGCGGCACAGTTGAGATTGGCTCCACAATTCACATCGGCTATTTTGACCAGCATTCCGAAGATTTAATGGATGCTCTGAATCAGGAGCAACGTGTAATTGATTACATCAAGGAAGTGGGAGAGCTTGTAAAAACTGCGGATGGGACTCAGATTACTGCCTCGCAAATGCTGGAGCGTTTTTTGTTTAATGGCAATCAACAGTATGCACCTATTCATAAGCTATCAGGTGGGGAAAAGCGGCGCTTGTTCTTGCTGCGCGTTCTGATGAGCGAGCCAAACGTCCTGATTCTGGACGAGCCAACTAACGACCTTGACATCCAAACTCTTACAGTATTGGAAGATTATCTAGAAGACTTTAACGGTTGTGCGATCGTAGTTTCCCACGATCGCTATTTCCTAGATCGCGCGGTAGAGACCATCTTTGCCTTTGAGCCGGACGGAAATATACGTCAGTATCCAGGCAACTACTCTGTTTACCTGGATTACCAAAAAGCGAAGGAGGAAGCAGCAAGTCAGGATAGCAGCAATCTCAAAAACTCTAACAATAAATCCAGTTCGTCCAGCCCACAAAAGGATTCAGAACAATCGTCAGAAACATCCAAACCCGCATCCAGTAAACCGCGCAAATTATCTTTCAAAGAGAAGCGAGAACTGGAAGCCCTAGAAATCCAAATTCCTGAAATGGAAGCAGAGAAAGCTCAAATTGAGGCTACGCTTTACAAAAATCCTCCATCTGGCTTTAGCGAAGTGCAAAAGTTGTCAGAACGATTGGCAGAGCTGACGGCTGCGATCGAATCCAGCACTGAGCGCTGGCTGGAACTAGCTGAATTGAGCTAG
- a CDS encoding IS5 family transposase has product MRRSYNTDLSNQEWEIIAPMLPKPSKWGRPPKTNMRELLNAIFYILKNGCTWQNLPHDFPPYSTVYFYWQRWERTGLLEEINRKLSQQFREKVSKEATPSLVSIDSQSVKTTESAGSRGFDGGKQIKGRKRFAMVDTLGLVVKVLVCAANIGERAGAKQLLQNLTSPLPRLEKILVDAGFSGDEITQWVNDNFGWLWEVSKRADNQKGFVVESKRWVVERTFAWLGNCRRLSKDYEFYEQMSESFIYLALIRKMLRNLATATS; this is encoded by the coding sequence ATGCGCCGATCCTATAATACCGATTTATCCAACCAAGAATGGGAAATTATCGCACCCATGCTACCCAAACCATCAAAATGGGGTAGGCCACCCAAAACAAATATGCGAGAGTTACTGAATGCCATTTTCTATATACTCAAAAATGGTTGTACATGGCAGAATCTACCCCATGACTTTCCGCCTTACTCAACGGTCTATTTCTACTGGCAAAGGTGGGAAAGAACTGGGCTACTGGAGGAGATTAATCGCAAATTGAGCCAACAATTTAGGGAAAAGGTTAGTAAAGAGGCGACCCCAAGCTTGGTGAGTATCGATAGCCAGAGTGTGAAGACAACAGAAAGTGCGGGCAGTCGAGGTTTTGATGGCGGTAAGCAAATCAAGGGCAGAAAACGCTTCGCTATGGTTGACACCTTGGGCTTAGTTGTAAAGGTGTTGGTGTGTGCAGCTAACATCGGTGAAAGAGCAGGAGCTAAGCAGTTGTTACAGAATCTCACATCTCCATTACCACGATTAGAGAAAATTCTGGTTGATGCTGGATTCTCTGGTGATGAAATCACACAATGGGTCAACGACAACTTCGGATGGCTTTGGGAAGTTAGCAAACGGGCAGACAATCAGAAAGGTTTTGTAGTGGAGTCAAAGCGTTGGGTGGTAGAGCGAACCTTTGCTTGGTTAGGTAATTGTCGTAGACTAAGCAAGGATTATGAATTTTATGAGCAAATGTCTGAATCGTTTATTTACTTGGCTTTAATCCGCAAAATGCTAAGAAATCTGGCAACTGCGACTTCCTAA